In Plodia interpunctella isolate USDA-ARS_2022_Savannah chromosome 4, ilPloInte3.2, whole genome shotgun sequence, the sequence GGATAGTTAAGATGGTATAAATTAAGTTCTTACTATCTCCTTTTTAGGTGCTCGGCCAGCCATGtttgtgatttaaaattattatttataggaaacaaaaaaataaaacaatacgtAAATATgagaattcaaaataatatcgtATCTGGTCTTGAGATTttatgaagtttattttttttatttatttcatcattggtaagtgaaacaaaagaaaatgattCTTTCGAGACGGAGACGGAGCGTGGTAGCTTCcgtaaaaaatagaataaataaagtatgctagtgttattaaaataataacaaatttaattaaataactacatatacGTACTATAACATAGAGAACAATTTTTCGTTTTAGTTTCCaatactaactaatattcAGCTGCACCACTCAGTGGTGCCCTCTTTTAGAGCATTTTAGAATAGAGAACAAAATAAAGGAGGGCGCTGCTGTGTATTCTTGGCTAGCAATACTAAATATCAACTAAAGCGGGCCGCGCGCGGGGCCCTTCTATGTATGCAGCAAccaatattgtttgtttgacaCAAGGGTTTGACCCCGCGCGGGCCCTTTCTTAAATCCATGGATTAAAAACATTGAccatagatttaaaaacattgtaatgttctaatcatggatttattatgtacttcgatggagtacctactaatattatataatactacaTATTatgcaaagctcagcgcagatggcgctaccaGTACAACCAagatacacaaacattgccaatggaggcaaaaagcgccaattttcaatattgtggctgatttacgaccaaagacactttctacgcaatcgtggtgagATTTAAAGGAAAATGGAAGGATTTCGttgattatcctgaaaataataacactattttagattatgttctgcattattcgGTCAAAtgaaactgatataaacttgattttgactaaaAATCTTAcatgtatgaagtccatattttaataagtcttcacgtatgaagtgttccgagcttcttttcgaccgtttattGGTTCGAAAATTTTCCAGCGTAAGGCGTATCCCAAAATTTTCGAagtttttgacgtgacaacgtcttaaattaggttgcggctgggagtcacttatgaaaaactgtaacgcccggtaacgttacgatgagtcaccgaacgagagagaggcccgccgaatgccttgcgtctctctcccactcaactatgatcggtctgccgcgcgcgtaaaaagacgttgtcacgtaaaatcttcgcccgtaaaaccgactttacaggcaaccatttttatcttatggaaaatgttttttctcaatatttcggcacccgaatatgctacattgttgtatattttcacaaacgaatgcttacataatgtaaggattaataaagtactctaaaataaacgttttaatcgacatagcaaaaggcgaaaaagcttttgtgtacctaatataCAGTGCTGTTCTCTGGcaggataaatgtgcagtacttaatactccctattccaTGGTTCTAATATCTATGGGTTTGACCCTCCTCTAGATACATTAAATGTTTGAGGTTTgaccattatatttaatattgcaacgacaaaaaaatatagtacctatgTACGTTAACAATCCGTTTTCTACATTATATACGTAcagatttattgaaataaaaacatgggGCTAAGCTAGCTTGTAGCGTTTCTATCTATGGCCAagggatatttttttctcacaatgattttcaaattttgacattgacaaacgTCAAacaaattcttaaaaaagttCTTGCATTTTCCATCTACATTTTCGTCGGcattttgttgttttcttttattctgataaatacgtatataaattaggtacctaccttgTTTGTGTTGTGCAAATTCTGGAGCCTAACATCAGTtacttcataaaaaagttcGGAAAGTAATTCAGATAAAATGGTTTGTATCTCAACATGAACCCCATAGTCGATTCTTATTTTgtcatgattatttatttcactgtaTCTAgaagtattaatatttcatataaatcgTCAAATATAAGAAATTTGATTTGCTATTcacatacaatatatttacctttacaaatttttgaagTAATCTTAGGTTGTCAAAGATGACAATGCAATTTTGccttaaaaaattacaatttcttattaaatttttaaaatcccaTCATAATCATTTCAGAGTTTTGGACTTCCTTCAATTAAAGTAAAGCCCGAGCATGCAGTTGACATTCAAGTTCATGAAGGGCCATTTGGTGTACCGGACCCTCTTGTTGCTGGGATTGGGGGTTCAAAACTCAAACTTGGTACAACACATCCATTAGAAGTGTCTGAAAAAAACGTAAGTATTAGGAGTTATCATGAAACCTTTATACACACACATTGGCTTTGCGTGCCTGATTTTTGTAGGTGTAAACCAAATTTGTGTAAACAATCTTGTAACAACTGCTACTACTAAACTACACTAATGTTTATATTGCTTGTGTTTTTACACAATACAGGTATTTTTACTAAACATGTAAATTAACCCAGAAATAATCTTAAATTTCAGTACCACTTCAATGAGGAGAAGATGAATATGGCAATGCTGCGCAACATCCAGGGTCTCCAAGCACCTCTGAAGCTGTCAATGGAAAGGAAGTTTGCTAGCAAGGTTAGTTATCACTTTAATAATGTGAGATTGAATAAGTCCAGTTGCATGATACAATCAGGTATTTGTAcctctttctttcttcttcatttctttctttctttttcattgCTCGTAAATTCCTGATGTGCAGGTATTGGACAATGATCGTGACACAAATTCATGAACAatgaacattgcatagttatttttgaaaataataatgagatgaaaaatttctagAATTCCCGCTCAATTCAagaaatttttcatctcattattattttcaaaaataagttaaaaagaatgtgtgacatgtataacaaaaccatTGCATAGTTAGTTTGactgcttttatttaccgcaataaaagTATTgcatattcaaaataaatatatattataaaaatataaaagcattGTATACCAAATCCACCAAAATTTGGCAAACCATTTGATGATGTAAAATCTAATGCAAACTCTATAGTCTTGCAGGTGAACCtgaattttttgttgttgggCTTATTTCCAAGTATGCATACCCAGATTTCCAGACTATAGAAGTGACTAGTAATAATTACAGAATACAGATGAACTATTATATTTCAGGTTGGTCGCCTTCCATTCTTACCTAGTTCCAACTTGCAGAGGGATGTACTTACAGGCAGATACCTGGACATAGGCTTCGAAGACATCCTAAACACATCGGACCTGTGTGAAGTAGCTGGGCAACCCCATGCTGTTATTGAAAGATCACTTGGATTATTGTGAACTAGTTAAGTTGTAatgttttttctcttttttggtatatacttataataaactaaagcatactctcatatttttttattattaaaatccatTAAACCATTAGCATAGAAACTAGTAGATGTTATAGACATTCCATTAGTACAGTAAAATAATTCttctcataattattatatctatttatttcttgaaattattcttaaaacacaaaaatattctgCATGTCAACattcttttgaaaatagatatttgtttatttattacaaggtCATTCtctaattattatagattCCTTAACattgttgttattttcttttttgtgatCTGTTTTTCTTCTGATACAAATATCACTTCATAGcgctaaattaaaaaaacgcaaagattataaattgtatcttAGCATCAAACTGATCCATCATTCTCGACTATGTCGAGAATCCTCAGTCGGCAAATCTTCTTCACTTCATCAATACCTATGCTTATCTCTTGCTCTTTGGAGTTGTTGAACCGGCGCTGTAATCCTTCAATTATTGACTGCACTTTATTCAATCTAGCGCAGATTATGAATGGAAATCCGAACTTCTCCCTGTAACTGAAATTggaaataataagtattttaacttaaaaatttaatattatcgcaaataaatataattattcaacACGACATCTAGCgtcaaacttaaaaaaatataaagtattatgctttatttttgtatttgctgTTGCTTCATTTCATTGGACGCTCATTTTTAGTACGATGAATTTTCCATAGATGGCACCACAAGGTTTATCATATCTATATTGCTCCGCTGCTCTCCGTCGTTCGCCGTCAcattgacgtccgtcgacggaactccaacatataaattatagtgaCTATTGTCCTCTGGCACGGTGACGTCCATTGACAGATCtatgtaaaaattgtatggatGTCTATGTGGTCTGAATCCATagcatataaaatttatctcCATAGAATTTGGCGATGGTAGGACAACACAGACGGACCCGTCGACGGCGACAGACGGACGGAAGTCACAATAAAGGAGCGCAATGCAGCAATTGGGCATGGccctaataaaaattttaaaaagcttGTATGGCATTAAGCTTTTAAAAGATTCTTTAGTGTAAAGCTGGCGCTTTACACtgtcggcaaacagttcgtcAAActggcggattcggcatacgtATATTGCTGGTTTTGTATTATGGTAACAAACTGCTCCTTGTCGGTTCATTCTGATCGGTATGTTGGAGTTAGCCGGTTGGTACCTAGTGGTAGAAGCTTGTTGAAT encodes:
- the Pomp gene encoding proteasome maturation protein, translating into MSFGLPSIKVKPEHAVDIQVHEGPFGVPDPLVAGIGGSKLKLGTTHPLEVSEKNYHFNEEKMNMAMLRNIQGLQAPLKLSMERKFASKVGRLPFLPSSNLQRDVLTGRYLDIGFEDILNTSDLCEVAGQPHAVIERSLGLL